The genomic segment GATCGGCTGGTAGGGGATCACACCCATGTCCCAGGACACGCCGGCAGTGTTGGTCATGCTGTACAGGGGGATGCCGCGCTCGTGGGCGGCCTGGGCCTCGCTGCGGAAGTACACGCCCGGCCCCTCGAAGGACGTGGTGTAGTCCACGCAGCGAGTCACGATGCCATCCTTCTCGATGTTCTCGAACATCTCGAAGGTGGCCTGCAGGGAGATGTCGGTGGGCAGCGACCGGATCAGCGCCAGTCGGTCCTCCTCCGGCGCCCAGCCCCAGTTGTAGGTCCAGAAGACGATGTCCAGGTCGGGGTTGACCTGCCGCAGGATCGGCTTGAGCAGCTCCAGCCACTCCGGGTAGTCGTAGCACGGCCACCAGCCGGGGCTGGGGCGCTTGTCCTTGGTGCGGTCCACGGTGGGGTCGAGGCGCAGCTTGCCGGTGGTGTGCTCGTCGTGGCTGGGGAACTCGCACGACTCGCCCACGAAGACAATGCCTTTGGCGCCGGGGCAGGAGCGCATGAGGTTGCCATAGGTGCTCTCATAGTACGCCTGGGCGTCGGGGTCGGCCGGGTGCTTCTCGCTGATCATGTAGCTGTACAGGTACACGTCCACCCCATAGAGCGCCGCCCGGTCAATGAGGTTGTTCATGTCCAGGTAGCCGGTCGTCGTCATGTCCGTGCCCTTGGCGAAGACGAGAATGGCATCCATGCCGGCGTGGGCGATGGCATTCAGTTGCGTGTCGGGAAACTGGTCAATGCCCCAGCCGGAGTGGATCATGCGCGGGGAGAAGAGCGGCTCGCGGATGAGGTCTTGCGCGTCCAGGAACGGCCCCTGGCGCAGGTTCATCAAGTCCTCGAGATAGTAGCAGCCCTGCCCGATGCCGCGCTCGTCCGCGCCGCAGACGGTGATCGTGTCCCCGGCCACCTGCAGCCGGTAGCTCCGGGGCTTGCTGAGGCCCTGGCCCAGCGCGGGCGCCTCGGCGGCGGTGGTCAGGCGGATCGTCCGCGCCGCGCCGGCTCCCTCGCCCCGCACGAGCAGTGTCGAGACCCCCATGCTGCGCAGCAGGTAGTCCTGCAGGTCCTGGGCCAGGCCGAGGAGGTAGTCGGAGGGCGAGGGGTTGACGGCGATCTGCCAGCCCTCCCCGATGACGGTCTCGCCGTCGCGGGGCTGCTCGGCCGGGTCTCGTCGGTCGGTGCGATGGATGATGTTCAGTCTCTGCCGGAACTGGAAGTTGCGCTCGGGCATGGTTCACTCCTGGGCGCGGGTTGCGCCGTCCCTGCGTGTTCGGCGTCGCGGGCCGGTTCTCCTGTCCCGCAGGGGCGGGAGGTTTCGGTCGCACGGCAGCGAAGAGGCCGGCGCAGGTAATCGGACCCAAGACAGCCGGAGGTTTGCCATGATCAGAATTGGCCTCATATCCGCCGCCTCGTATGCCCCCACCTTCAACGGTGACGACGTGCCCCGCAAGGCCGCCATGACCCATGGGCCGATCTTCTCCAGTTGCTTCAACGGCTACGACCCCGCGCAGCTCGACGCCCACGCGGGCGAGGGCAAGTTCCCCTTCAGCCCCGTGGAGCAGCAGTTCGAGGGCGTGCGGGCGGTCAAGATCTGGGACCCGCTGCGCGAGGCCGCCGAGCATCTCGCGGCCATCGTCGGCATCCCCGAGGTCTGCGACACGCCCGAGCAGTGCACCGAGGACGTGGACGCGGTCATCATCCCCGACGACGGGTCGGGCTCTCAGTACAAGTACGCCGTGGCCGCGCTGGAGAAGGGCCTGCCGACGTTCGTGGACAAGCCGCTGGCCATGACGGCCAAAGAGGCCAGGCAGATCGCGCAGGTGGCCAAGGACCACGGCGCGCCCTTCATGTCCGCCAGCTCGCTGCGCTTCGTGCCCGACATCGTGGCCCTGCGCGACGAGGTGCGCGGCGGGGCGTTCGGGGAGGTCAACCTGGCCAGCGTGGCCGGCGGCGGCGATCCGATCTGGTACGGCATCCACGCCCTCTCGATGGCGTACGGCGTCTTCGAGTCCGGCGCGGTGTCCTGCCTGAATGTCGGCGTGCCCGACCGCAACGTCGTCCGCGTGCGCTATGCCAACGGCCGCGATGTCATGCTGATCGTCGGCCAGGCCCCGCAGATGTGCGGCGGGTACCAGATCAACATCTACGGCACCAAAGGCTGGAAGTCGGTCACGCCGAACCTGAAGGACCTGTATGTCTACCTCATGCAGCGCTTCCTGGCCCTGGTGCGCGACGGCGAGGTGAGTGTGCCGATTGACGAGGAGGTCGAGGTCATCGCGGTGCTGGAGGCCGGACAGCGGTCCCTGGCCGAGGGCCGCGAGGTCACGATTGCCGAGATGCTGCGGTAGGGCGCCGTTGGAGCGGCCATGTCAGGGCGGGGTGTCGCGTTCAGACTGGCTCCGCCAGTCTGCGCCGACGGGGACCCCGCCCTGGTCTGCCACCTGTGCCCCAGTGTGGGTGGGGTAGTGCGGGCTTCCCGCCCGCTCTGAGCCGGGGCGGGCTGGAAGCCCGCACTACCGCCGAGGCAGCCTGCGGCCCTGGAAAGCCGCGCTCCAATCCCCCCGCCCTTCGCGCCTAGGCCGGCTCGTGCTATAATCGGGTGTGGCAAAGGCGGTGAACCTGATCATGCCCGATTTCCAGTGTGAGAAGTGCGGCGAGACGCTGCGCGAGGGGGCCCTGACCTGTTGGGCCTGCGGGACGCTGACCGAGGCGGGCCGACGGGCGCGCGAAGCGTCCGGGGACGATGACGAGACCTGGCGGCAGTCGGTCGAGGCGGCGCGGCGGCGGCAGGCCGAGCAACCCGCGGTGGACCCCGACGCGGCCCTGGAGCGCGTGCTGGTGGAGACGGGGCAGGACCTGCCCGTCACCCGGCGACGCCCCGAACCCACCCTCGACTTGCGCCGCGACAGCCAGCAGCTGCTCTCCTCGTCCGAGACGATGGGCAGCCTCGGCGCGCTCCTGGCGTTCCTGACGTCCCTCGGGGGCGTGCTGGCCGCCGTGGCGGGGATACTCTCCGGCAACACGATCCAGCTGCTGGCCGGCCTGGCGGGCTTGGTGGCCTTCGGGGGGCTGGCGCTCTTGGCGTACTTCCAGGCCCGGTTCCTGGCCGAGATGGGGCGGGCCCTGACCGACGCGCTGCAGCAACTGCGCCGTCTGCAAGCGGCCCTGCAGGAGCGGAAGCCCGGGCACCACGACACGGACGGCGGCACGGAATGACCTCGGAGCCCTTCAGCGGACGGCAAGTCGCGACCGATGAGCTGCTGGCGGAGTTGACCGAGGTGCGCGTGCGGCGGGCCGACGAGTTGCGCGCCCATGCCGCGGCGCGACAACGCCGCCCCGACCTGGCCCCCGATGGCCGCCTCGTGATCCTGGCCGCCGACCACCCGGCGCGGCTGGTCACCGGCTCTCACGGCGACCCGCTAGCCCTGGCCAATCGCCAGGAGTACCTCGGCCGTATCCTCCGCGTGCTGCAGGCCGGGCATGTGGACGGCCTGATGGCCACGCCGGACATCATCGAGGAAGTCCTAGCAGTGGACCTGCTGCTGGCCGAAGGCCGCGGGGAGGCCGCGTGGGGGCGCGTGTCCTCACGCGCCCAGAGCGGGCGTGAGGACACGCCCGCCCACGCGGGAGTAGGACTGCTGGACGGCAAGCTCCTCATCGGCTGCATGAACCGCGGCGGCCTGGCCGGGACCGCGTTTGAGATGTGGGACGCCCTCACGGCCTATGACGCCCGCGGCCTGCGTGAGATGCACCTCGACGGCGCCAAGCTCATGTTCCGCCTGGACCCGACGAGCCGGGGCAGCGGCCAGACCCTCGTCTGGTGCGCGCAGGCCATCAACGCCTGCCTGGAGGAAGACCTCGCGATCTTCCTGGAGCCCCTGCCGGTGCGCGAACAGAACGGGCGGTTCGTTGTCCAAAAGGAGGCGGGCGAACTCGCCCGCATCTGTGGCGTCGCCTCGGCGCTGGGCCGCTCATCGCTGCGCACGTGGTTGAAGCTGCCGTACTGCCCGGACTACGGGGTGGTGGCGCGGGCCACGACCTGCCCGATCCTGATGCTCGGGGGCGAGGCCGGGGACCAGCCCGTGGCCCTGC from the bacterium genome contains:
- a CDS encoding glycoside hydrolase family 20 zincin-like fold domain-containing protein, translated to MPERNFQFRQRLNIIHRTDRRDPAEQPRDGETVIGEGWQIAVNPSPSDYLLGLAQDLQDYLLRSMGVSTLLVRGEGAGAARTIRLTTAAEAPALGQGLSKPRSYRLQVAGDTITVCGADERGIGQGCYYLEDLMNLRQGPFLDAQDLIREPLFSPRMIHSGWGIDQFPDTQLNAIAHAGMDAILVFAKGTDMTTTGYLDMNNLIDRAALYGVDVYLYSYMISEKHPADPDAQAYYESTYGNLMRSCPGAKGIVFVGESCEFPSHDEHTTGKLRLDPTVDRTKDKRPSPGWWPCYDYPEWLELLKPILRQVNPDLDIVFWTYNWGWAPEEDRLALIRSLPTDISLQATFEMFENIEKDGIVTRCVDYTTSFEGPGVYFRSEAQAAHERGIPLYSMTNTAGVSWDMGVIPYQPIPFQWAKRYEAVRKAQRDWGLVGLMESHHYGWWPSFVNELAKWAYWAPETTTEEMAARIAVRDFGPEGGPLAVEAWRHWSEAWPFYVPTNEDQYGPFRVGPSYPLLFQDEPEEFPDAPYAHFGNCILTTRYNPHKPEDVPTEIGLLEKFAAHWEQGLAKLEQAVAVTPERQQPEALRMLGLGRFIRRYVQTTINTKRWWLLKRDLLNAADAAAADALIAQMRELGEAEIANAAGAIPLVDADSRLGWEPSMEYMCDRAHLEWKIGQMRRVLDEELPAYRRSLG
- a CDS encoding Gfo/Idh/MocA family oxidoreductase, producing the protein MIRIGLISAASYAPTFNGDDVPRKAAMTHGPIFSSCFNGYDPAQLDAHAGEGKFPFSPVEQQFEGVRAVKIWDPLREAAEHLAAIVGIPEVCDTPEQCTEDVDAVIIPDDGSGSQYKYAVAALEKGLPTFVDKPLAMTAKEARQIAQVAKDHGAPFMSASSLRFVPDIVALRDEVRGGAFGEVNLASVAGGGDPIWYGIHALSMAYGVFESGAVSCLNVGVPDRNVVRVRYANGRDVMLIVGQAPQMCGGYQINIYGTKGWKSVTPNLKDLYVYLMQRFLALVRDGEVSVPIDEEVEVIAVLEAGQRSLAEGREVTIAEMLR